GGGTGGGTCCCTCCTCCTCATGTTCCTGAAACATGGTTTTGGCATCAGAAGCTTCCCACGGTCCAGGTTGGACTTTAGCAAAATTGCCTCCCAGGATGGTTCCCACTTTGCACGGAAGGACCCTTATCGAATAGACCTCCTTTGAGTGACATCCTCCGCTTGGATGTCCAATGACGTGGTCCATCGATAGGAAGGAATGCTTCATGGGATATCCCAGAttcgccctcctcctcctgtggTGCCCCACGTGTGCATGGAAGGCGTGCCTCCAGCGGATCTGTCTCCGCCAGGATGTGTGTGTCACACGCTAGCACAGATGAGGGAATGGGGACGTTTCTCTCTGGTCCTCCAGTTTGCAGGATGGTGGCCTGGTCCCCGCCGTCCTCCCACGGTACCAATGGCCACTGAGTGGCTTAGGGAACTCCAGCAGGTGAATGGCTCTGCCGTGTGAAAGCACCACGGGTTCCTCTAGTGATAACAACAATGTGTCTGGGAACGACGGCCATTTGTCCATTGGGAGCCTCTTTGGGAGGCTTCTGTGGGTCCCGACACGATCCCAGGGGATCTCTATGGTTCCTGGTGACAAGAAGCCAGCATGCTGTAGCTCCCCTGGTGCCTCCGGGCCAGGGTACGGAATCTCACTCACAGTGCAATAGACGCCCTCCAAACTCATCCCAATCCCAGGAGACCGCAGTACAAGCAGCCTATCAGGCACCAACTTCCTGTGGCAGAGTTGCTTCCAACAGTCCTGATGCCGTACAAGTCGCTGTGTCATCCATCCACCCTACAATCTGCtgagagggtggaggggggacaGTGTGCGCCCCTGGCAGAGCAGACAGCAGCCGGGGGCAGTGGCCCAGGCTTCCTCCAGCACAGCTGCAGGTGGGggcccaggggtggggcagggcctccCAGAGAGAGGTTTTTGTACGAGTCTGTGTCACAGTGTTGGGTTTTCGGCGGAGGGACCCAGCTGACCGTCCTAGGTGagtctctccttccccctcctttgcTGCTCTCCCAGAGGATTGGGCCATTTTCTGCTGGGTTTTCTCTTTATCTGGGTCCTGTCCCAGCCTGTGGCCAAGCTTTCACTCAGGATCCCAGCCCTTGGGAACCTGAGCTCTCTGGGTCCCTGGTCTTACTGTTCTATTTGGGCACCCTCAGCTGTTCACCTCTGACCCCAGAGACAGAGGAATGGTCAGGATGTCCTGTGTGTGGATTCTTCCATCTGTCTCTGAGGGTCATGCTGGATTCTAGATGGGCTCTGTTCTGTCTTCCTCTGTTAAGTTCCTGTGGGACAAGATTATTTCATGGGGTCATTGGTGGCCGCCTTCCTAAGAGAAAGAGAGGATAAGGAGCACTGAGGGGGTAACCTTGTGAAAATTTTAGGGTGACCAAGGACCCTCTGGAGGCTAGAGACACTCCGGTCAGAGGTTCAGGGCAGGTCTCAGGGACTGTGGGCTCATGAACAGGGGCCAGGAATGGTGCTGGGGTGCAGGGCTCCCTGGGGCTGCATGGAGCTGCCATGCAGAGTCCTgaccagcctggcaccagggaaACCTGCGGGAGGAAGGACAcaggggggaggagaaggtgcTGGAGGAAGGGTCATGGGATGACAGGTGTGAGGACAAGGTGGCCTTTGGTCTCTGCAGGAGGAACATCCTTTCAGAAGAAATGGCAGAATCTATGGCATGAAAGCTCTAGTGATCTGAGCAATCTGTGGGGATGCCATTGACTGTAGAGTGAAAGAGACccaaggacagacagacagacattttGTTCATCAGGAAAAGCTGCCACCCAGTTTAGACCGGGAGCAGGAGACATAGATTTGGGTGAAAACTGAGCCCTTGGGCAGATGCTCCGAAGCCCGCAGCAACGAGGATCAGGTCAGAGGTGTCCACAGATGGGCCCAGCAGGAGGTCAGAGGGCTCAGGGCATCTTTTGTGAGACAAACAGACGGACAGACACAGACAGGCCCGATCAGATaccaggagaaggcagagccAGAGGGTGACAGTCAGATGTTTGGGGGGCAGAACGGGGCCCACAAGAACGGTGATGGCAGGTTCCAGGCTCAGGGTTTCTCAGGAAAATAGGAAGTTGAGCTACAAACACCCCAAACTCATGGCACGGACGCTCACACCCAGGGAGGCCCCTGCCCTCGGGATTCTGCATGGTCCTCAGGACACTGTGCCCACAGGAGGACCGAGGTCAGCAGCTTTCATGATGGACCCTaagcctctcccctcctgcccctcccgcaCCCACAGGTCAGCCCAAGTCTGCACCCTCCGTGTCTCTGTTCCCGCCATCCGCTGAGGAGCTCAACAGCAACAAGGCCACACTGGTGTGTCTCATGAGTGACTTCTACCCGGGCAGCGTGACGGTGGCCTGGAAGGCAAATGGCACCCCCGTCACCCAGGGCGTGGAGACCACCAAGCCCTCCAAGCAGAGCAACAACAAGTACGCGGCCAGCAGCTACCTGAGCGTGTCCAGCCAAGACTGGAAGTCCGCCAGCGCCTACAGCTGCCAGGTCACGCACGACGGGAAGACCGTGGAGAAGACAGTGGCCCCCTCAGAGTGTTCCTAGGACCTGAGTCCCCACTTCTGGGGACACTTCTCAGTCAGACGCTCCCTTCCCCGCACCCCACTCTCCCCCTGCAGCTCCTGCCCTGGTCGCTCAGACTGAGCAAGTGGCCATccctccccatttccccttctcctGAATAAACTCCTCATTTCTCATCTGACATTTCGCATGTGTGTTCTGTGTGGGGGAGGGTCTCTAGGTGAAATAAAGGGCACGATGGTCATGACATGTGACTCCATCTACCCATCGTTCGCTCAACCAACCAACCAGGCACCTGAATCAGCTCTGAGTGCCAGTCGGAGCCAGGACCCAGAGCAGGCACTACTCCGATGGGGCCGCCACCTGGGACATAGTCCCTTTTAACCTAATGAGGGTCCCAGAAGGGCAGCAGGGGCTACAGATGAAAATATTGCAGAAGGAATCCATTGAGCCAAGTCAGTCCTCTTAGGGAGAGATATTGAACCCAGTGGGGAAATCCATTACCATCTGGGCGTTTCTTGGTTGGTCCATCACCATGGAGTCATGGAAAGCTTTGAACAGAGCCTCCCATGGTGTGTTTGTCAAAGTTTGCCAATGTACATTAGCTAAGCAAGGACACCGACTAGTCCTGGAGCAGAGAAACAATTAAATATCATGTAGCCTAACAATTCCCCCATCGTGTTCATTCCTCCTACCAACACAGGGAGCTCTGAGACAGTCTTCAAGGGATGATCACTGGTGTGGGAACATGGGGTGAGGAAGAGGCACAGGAAGCTCAGTTTATACTCTGACGGGCCTGGGTCAGGTCCAAGGTGACCATAGCAGGGGTATGGACCTCCATCATGAGGAATCTCAACAACTGATGTCATATCAGGGTGAGACTTTTTATGGGTGGATTAAGGATGGAGCAGGTGATGTCAGCCCTCAGGTGGAGTAGACATGGGAGTTGACCTTGAAGGATTAGAAAGGGCACCGTCCTGGGCACAGAATGGGCATCCAGTGATGTCCCAGGGAGGGCATATCCACTGGAATTCAGGAGCCCAGTAAGGGCAGGTCAGACCAGCTCAGAGCAGGGGGCAAGTGGCCTGTGGGTTACAGCAAGGTCAGCCTTCCCCCTTGCCACAGCACCCCCACACCACTCCACCattgggagggaaggcaggggacacCCTCAAGGTCATCCTAAAAGACAGGCTGACAATTCTAAAGGACCACCCTGACATCACCCTAAACAGTGCCAATCTAGGCTGTCGATAGAGAAGATCAGCCTGAGCCCCTGATCAGATGGCTGGGGACACAGGAAGTTGCCAGGAGATTCTGTACACAGGCCAGCCTGCCTCTCCctggaaggggaggaagggagagagggattaAAGGCCACCTTCCCCTCATGCTCTCACCCAGGGATTAGGGTTGTTGGACATAAGAGAGATGTGCCACCCATTCCCATGGAGCCTCACTCACGGTGAAATAAACGCCCTCTAAACTCATCCCAAATCCCAGGAGACCGCAGTAGACAGAGCATATCAAACACCAATATCCTTTGGGAGAGTTGCATCCAATAGTCCTGCTGCTGTACAAGTTGCTGTGTCATCCATCCACCCTACAATCTGCTGAGGTGGTGGAGGGGGGACAGTGTGTGCCCCTGGCAGAGCAGACAGCAGCCGGGGGCAGTGGCCCAGGCTTCCTCCAGCACAGCTGCAGGTGGGGGCTctaggggtggggcagggcctccCAGAGAGAGGTTTTTGTATGAGCCTGTGTCACAGTGTAGGGTGTTCGGCGGAGGGACCCAGCTGACCGTCCTAGGTGagtctctccttccccctcctttgcTGCTCTCCCACAAGTTTGGGCCATTTTCTGCAAGTTCtgctctttctctgcctcctgtCTCAGCCTGTGGCCAAGCTTTCACCCTGGATCCCGGCCCTTGGGAACCTGAGCTCTATGGGTCCCTGTTCTTACTGTCCTATTTGGTCACCCTCAGCCGCTCACCTCTGTCCCCAGAGACAGAGGAATGGTCAGGGTGCCCTGTGTGTGGATTCTTCCATCTGTCTCTGAGGGTCATGCTGGATTCTAGATGGGCTCTGTTCTGTTTCCCTCTGATGGGCTCCTGTGGCAGCAGATTTATTTCTGGGTGTCAATAGGGGCCCCCATCTCAAAGAGAATATAGGATAAGGACTACAGAAGGGGAAACCAAATTCTAGGCTGCCCCGGAACTTGGAGGGCCAAGATTGAAGACACCAGGTCGGAGGTTCGGATGTCATGAACAGGGGCCAGGAATGGTGCTGGGGTGGAGGGCTCTGAGGGGCTGCATGGAGCTTCCATGTGGAGTCCTGACCAGCCTCGCACCAGGGAAGCGTGCAGTCAGGAAGGGCACAGTGGGGAGGAGAAGGTGCTGGAGGAAGGGCATGGAAGGACAGGTGTGAGGACAAGGTGGACTTTGGTCTCTGCAGGAGGAACATTCTCGCCGAAGGAATGGTAGAATCTATGGCATGAGAGCTCAAGTGATCTGACCAATTTGTGGGGATGCATTGACTGTAGAATGAGAGAGACccaaggacagacagacagatttCTGTTTCATCAGAAAAAGCTGCCACCCAGTTTAGACCGGGAGCAGGAGACATAGATTTGGGGAAGAAACTGAGCCATTGGGTGGATACTACAAAGCCCCCAGCACCGAGGATCAGGTCAGAGGTGTCCACAGATGGACCCAGCAGGAGGTCAGAGGGCTCAGAGCATCTTTTGTGGGACAAACAGACGGACAGACACAGACAGGCCCAGTCAGATaccaggagaaggcagagccAGAGGGTGACAGTCAGATGTTTGGGGGGCAGAACGGGGCCCACAAGGACGGTGATGGCAGGTTCCAGGCTCAGGGTTTCTCAGGAAAATGGGACTTGAGCTACGAACACCCCAAACTGCCCTGCACGGCATGGACTCTCACACCCAGAGAGGCCCCTGCCCACGGGGTCCTGCATGGTCCTCAGGACACTGTGCCCACAGGAGGACCGAGGTCAGCAGCTTTCATGATGGACCCTaagcctctcccctcctgcccctcccgcaCCCACAGGTCAGCCCAAGTCTGCACCCTCCGTGTCTCTGTTCCCGCCATCCGCTGAGGAGCTCAACAGCAACAAGGCCACACTGGTGTGTCTCATGAGTGACTTCTACCCGGGCAGCGTGACGGTGGCCTGGAAGGCAAATGGCACCCCCGTCACCCAGGGCGTGGAGACCACCAAGCCCTCCAAGCAGAGCAACAACAAGTACGCGGCCAGCAGCTACCTGAGCGTGTCCAGCCAAGACTGGAAGTCCGCCAGCGCCTACAGCTGCCAGGTCACGCACGACGGGAAGACCGTGGAGAAGACAGTGGCCCCCTCAGAGTGTTCCTAGGACCTGAGTCCCCACTTCTGGGGACATTTCTCCGTCAGACACTCCCTTCCCCGCACCCCACTCTCCCCCTGCAGCTCCTGCCCTGGTCGCTCAGACTGAGCAGGTCGCCATCCCTCCCCGGTTCCCCTTCTCCTGAATAAACTCCTGTCATTTCTCATCTGACATTTCGCATGTGTGTTCTGTGTGGAGGAGGGTCTCAAGGTTTAATAAAAGGCAGGATGGTCAAGACATGTGACTCCATCTACCCATCGTTCACTCAACCAACCAACCAGGCACCTGGATCAGCTCTGAGTGCCTGTGGGAGACGGAACCCAGAGCAGGAACTTGTCCTGCGGGGCCGGCGCCCGGGAGGCAGTCCTTTTCCACTGGGAAGGGACAAGGCTCAGTGACAAATATGCAGGCCCCTTAGCAGGGATcagggagaaatggagagggTCCCAGGAGGGCAGGGTGAGCTACTGATGGAAATATAGGGAGGGAAATTATGGAGGAAGGCTGTGGTTTGGGGGAACAAACATTGAACTGCCCTGTCCATCATGGAGCCCAATGGGAGAGCCACTACAGGTGAAGGTTTGTGGTTGGTTCTTCACCACCGATCATGGAAAGCTTTGAACAGTGCCTCCCATGGTCCATTTGTCAAACTCTGCCAATGCACATTAGCTAAGCAAGGACACTGACTAGGCCTGCATCAGAGAAAGTTTAATATCACATAGCCTGACAATTCCCCAATCTTGGTCCACCTCTTACCAACTCAGGGAGACTGGAACACTCTTCAAGGCATCATTACTGGTGCTGGGAACATGGAGTGGGAATGAGGCACAAGGAAGCACAGTTTATGTTCTCATCGTCTTGGGTCAGGCTCAGGCTCAAGGTGACCCTAGCGTAGGCCTGGGACCTCCATCATGAAGGTCTTAAACCCTGAAGTCAGGTCAACCTGAGAGTTTTGGGGGTTGGTTTACGGATGGAGCAGGTGATGTCAGGCCTCTGGTTGAGGAGACACGGGAGTTGACCTCGATGGATCAGAAAGGGCACCGTCCTGGGCACAGAATGGGCATCCAGTGCGGCCCAGGGAGGGCATATCCACTAGAATTCAGGAGCCCAGTAAGGGCAGGTCAGACCAGCTCAGAGCAGGGAGCGTGTGGCCTGTGGGTTATACCAAGGTCAGGCCTCACCGGTGACACAGCACCCCCACACCAGTCCACTCCTGGGAGCGTAGGCAGGGGATACCCCCAACGTCACCCTAAAAGACAGGTTGGAAATCCTACAGAACACCCCCCACTCCAACATCACCCAGAACACTGCCAATCTAGGCTGTCCCTAGGGAAGGTAAGTCTGAGGCCTTGATGAGATGGTTGGGGACATAGGAAGTGGCCAATAGACTGTACACAGGCCAACCTGCCTTTccctggaaggggagggagggagagagggaatacAGCCTGCCCTCCCCTCATGCTCTCACCAAGGGATTAGGGCTTTGGGACATAAGAGAGATGCGCCATTCATTCCCATGAATCTTCACTCCCAGAGACAAAAGTAGCCTCCAAAGCATCCCACATCCAGGAGACCATAGTGGTAAAGAGTTCATCAGACACTGAATTCCTTTAAGAGAGTTGCTTCCAACAATCCTGCTTCTGTACAACATGCTGTGTCCTGTGTCCTGTCATCTGCTGTGtcatggcggggggtggggctgggggtaggggggcaaTGTGTATGCCCCTTGCAACCATGACAGCAGCCTGGGGCAGTGGCCCAGGCTTCCTCCAGCACAGCTGCAGGTGGGggcccaggggtggggcagggctccCAGAGAGAGGTTTTTGTATGAGCCTGTGTCACAGTGTGCTGTGTTCGGCGGAGGGACCCAGCTGACCGTCCTAGGTGAGTCTCTCATTCGctcttctccccacctcctccagcagTTTGGGCCATTTTCTGCTAGGTTTGCTATTTTTCTGGCTGTTCTCTCGGCTTCTGGCCAAGTTTTCACCCAGGATCCTGGTCTTTTGGGACAGTGagctcttcctttcttccttcttactGTCCTATTTGCATCCACGGGTCACTAGTAGcgctttctctctgtccccagagACAGAGGAATGGACAGGAGGCCCTGTAGACGCTTCTATCTGTCTGCCAGGGTCATGCTGGATGCTAGAGGGGCCTGCTCTGTCTTTCCCTGATGGGTGGCTATGGCATGAGATCATTTCTGGGGGTCAATAGTAGCCACTGTCACAGTGGAAGAAAGTATAAGGAGACCTGAGAGAGTCAACGCGTGCAAATTTTAAGGTGACACAGTACCATCTGGGCCAAGGCTAGCGAGGTTCAGGGCAGGTCTCAGGGACTGGGGACTCATGAACAGGGGCCCGGAATGGTGCCGGGTTTGAGGGACTCCCGCGGCTGCATGGAGCTGCCATGCAGAGTCCTGACCAGCCTCACACCAGGGAAGCCTGCAGGAGGAAGGACACAGGGGGAGGAGAAGGTGCAGAAGGAAGGGTCATGGAAGGACAGGTATGAGGACAAGGTGATCTTTGGTCTCTGCAGGGTGAACATCCTCTCAGAAGGTAACGTACAACTATTGGCATAAAGGTCATATCACTGGATGTGAACGGCTAGCGGAGATTCCATTGACTGTGGAATGAGAGAGActcagggacagacagacagatattttgttcatcagcaaAACTCATACTCACTTAAGAGAAAGTCCAGGACAGGtagattggggagggggggtagggACAGAACCCTGAAGGGCAAAGACCCTAAGGCCCCAGCACAGAGGATCAGGTCAGAGGTGTCCACAGATGGACCCAGCAGGAGGTCAGAGGACTCAGAGCATCTTTTGTGGGACAAACAGACGGACAGACACAGACAGGCCCGGTCAGATaccaggagaaggcagagccAGAGGGTGACAGTCAGATGTGTGGGGGCAGAACGGGGCCCACGAGAACGGTGATGGCAGGTTCCAGGCTCAGGGTTTCTCAGAAAAATGGGGAGTTCAGCTACGAACACCCCAAACTGCCCTGCGTGGCATGGGCGCTCAGACCCAGAGAGGCCCCTGCCCTCGGGGTTCTGCATGGTCCTCAGGACACTGTGCCCACAGGAAGACCGAGGGCAGCAGCTATCAGGATGGACCCTgagcctctcccctcctgcccctcctgcaccCACAGGTCAGCCCAAGTCTGCACCCTCCGTGTCTCTGTTCCCGCCATCCGCTGAGGAGCTCAACAGCAACAAGGCCACACTGGTGTGTCTCATGAGTGACTTCTACCCGGGCAGCGTGACGGTGGCCTGGAAGGCAAATGGCACCCCCGTCACCCAGGGCGTGGAGACCACCAAGCCCTCCAAGCAGAGCAACAACAAGTACGCGGCCAGCAGCTACCTGAGCGTGTCCAGCCAAGACTGGAAGTCCGCCAGCGCCTACAGCTGCCAGGTCACGCACGACGGGAAGACCGTGGAGAAGACAGTGGCCCCCTCAGAGTGTTCCTAGGACCTGAGTCCCCACTTCTGGGGACTCTTCTCAGTCAGACGCTCCCTTCCCCACTCTCCACTGtccccctgctgctcctgccctggTCCCTCAGACTGGGCAGGTCGCCATCCCTCCCCGTTTTCCCTTCTCCTGAATAAACTGTCATTTCTCATCTGACATTTCGCATGTGTGTTCTGTGTGGGGGATGGGTGTTTGGGTTCAACAAAGGGCAGGATGGCTATGACATGTGACTCCATCTACCCATCATTAGCTCAACCAACTAACTAGGGGCCTCAATCAGCTCTGAGTGCCTGTGGGAGACGGAACGCAGAGCAGGAACTTCTCCTGCGGGCCGGCCCCCGGGAGGCAGTCCTATTTCACttgaggggacagaggctgaataaGAAAGATGTGGGCACCCTGAGGGGCGATGAAGAAAAGATGAAGAGGGTCCCCGGAGGGAAAGGTGAGCTACAGATGGAAATATCGGGAAGGAAATCGTGGAGCCAAGGCTGAGGTCATTGGGAACAGACATTGAACTTCCCTTTCCCATCATGGAGCCCCATGGGAGAGCCATTACTGGGTGAAGGTTCCTGGTTGGCTCCTCATCATAAAAATCATGAAACGCTTTGAAAAGTGCCTGCCCATGGTCCATTTGTCAAACTTGGACAATGCATGTTAAGTCAGCAATGACACTGTCAAGTCATACAGCAGAGAAACAGTTTAATATCATATAACCTAGCAATTGCCCAATCAGGCCACACCCCTTACCAACTCAGGGAGCCTGGAACTCATGGTGCTGGGAAGCTGGGCTGAGGATGAGGCACAAGGAAGCTCATTTTATGTTCTCATCGTCTTGGGTCAGTCTTAGAGTCAAGGTGACCCTAGCTTGGTCTTGGGACCTCCATCATGTAGGTCTCAAACCCTGAAGTCAGATCAACCTGAGAGTTTTGAGGGTTGGTTTAAGGATGGAGCAGGTGATGTCAGGCCTCAGGTGGAGGGGACGTGGGAGTTGACCTCGATGGATCAGAAAGGGCACCATCCTGGGCACAGAATGGGCATCCAGTGCGGCCCAAGGAGGGCATATCCACTGGAATTCAGGAGTAGAGTTAGGAAAGGTCAGACAGTCTCAGATCAGGGGGAGTATGGCCTACAGGTTACAGCAAGGTCAGGTCTCCCTGGTGACACAGCACCACCACACCACTCCACCCCTGGAAAGAATGTCAGGGGACACTCCCAAGCTCACCCTAGAGGGCAGGTTGGCAAAGACTGCAGTCCCACCATGACATCACCATTGCTATCCCAATCTAGGCTGCTCTAGGGACCATAAGCCAGAGGTCTGGATCAGATGGCTGGAGACATAGGAAGTTGCCAGTAGACACTCTACACAGGCCAACCTGTCTTTCCCTGGAAGGGGAATGGGGGAGAGGAAATACGCACTGCCCTCTCCTCATGCTCTCACCAGGGATTAGGGGTGTTTCCACATAAGAGAGGTGTGCCACCCGCTCCATGAAATGTCCCGCACAGTGACACAGATGCCCACCATACTCATCCCACATCCCAGCGGAACAGAGAGGAAACAGCCTGTCAAACACCTAATTCCTTTGGGGAAATTGCTTCCAAGAATGCTATGTCCGTGCAATGCACCCTGTCCCCTATCCTGTCACCTGCTGGTCTGAAAGGGGGGACACTGTGTGTGCCCCTTGCAGACCAGACACCCcctggggctgtggcccaggcttcctccatcacagctgcagggggagaggatggggggggTGGCTCAGGGGTGGAGCAAGGCCTCCCAAGGAGAGGTTTTTGTATGAGCTTGTGTCACAGTGTAATGTGTTCGGCGGCGGGACCCAGCTGACCGTCCTAGGTGAgtgtctccttcccctccttccctgctccCCCACAAAGTTTGGGCCGTTTTCTGctatttttgctctttttctggTCTTGCCTCAGCCTGTGGCCAAGCTTtcacccaggaccccagcccttgGGGACCTGAGGTCTTCCCACCCCTGTTCTTACTGTCCTACTTGGTCACCCTCAGCCACTCACCTCTGACCTCAGAGACAGGGGAATGGACAGGATGCTTTGTGGATTCTTCTGTCTGTCTGCGAGGGTCGTGCTGGATTCTAGTTGGGCTCTGTTCTGTCTTCCCCTGATGGGCTCC
The sequence above is drawn from the Myotis daubentonii chromosome 19, mMyoDau2.1, whole genome shotgun sequence genome and encodes:
- the LOC132222185 gene encoding immunoglobulin lambda-1 light chain-like translates to MVPGLRDSRGCMELPCRVLTSLTPGKPAGGRTQGEEKVQKEGSWKDRYEDKVIFGLCRVNILSEGQPKSAPSVSLFPPSAEELNSNKATLVCLMSDFYPGSVTVAWKANGTPVTQGVETTKPSKQSNNKYAASSYLSVSSQDWKSASAYSCQVTHDGKTVEKTCNVFGGGTQLTVLGQPKSAPSVSLFPPSAEELNSNKATLVCLMSDFYPGSVTVAWKANGTPVTQGVETTKPSKQSNNKYAASSYLSVSSQDWKSASAYSCQVTHDGKTVEKTVAPSECS
- the LOC132222262 gene encoding immunoglobulin lambda-1 light chain-like encodes the protein MVLRTLCPQEDRGQPKSAPSVSLFPPSAEELNSNKATLVCLMSDFYPGSVTVAWKANGTPVTQGVETTKPSKQSNNKYAASSYLSVSSQDWKSASAYSCQVTHDGKTVEKTCAVFGGGTQLTVLGQPKSAPSVSLFPPSAEELNNNKATLVCLMSDFYPGSVTVAWKANGTPVTQGVETTKPSKQSNNKYAASSYLSVSSQDWKSASAYSCQVTHDGKTVEKTVAPSECS